In Miscanthus floridulus cultivar M001 chromosome 19, ASM1932011v1, whole genome shotgun sequence, the DNA window CCGTACAGTAGTCATTTCCATGGAAGAAAAATCAATCAAGATACATTCGGGCAAGAAAATGAatgtaagggcctgtttggatcctatCAATTGAAACCAATGTCTAAAAAATGTTTTCCATTTCATTATTAGATTCCTAATTTTTCTCAATTCCTGGGAAGCAAACAGACCTTAAGCAGTAATATTTGAGAACATCTCTCTCCTTGGCATCCAATCTCTGTTGGGCGGAATACGAATTGAAGACATGCAGGAAACATAATCAAGGATGCATAGAATATTGATCCAATTAACATCCTAAGGTAACTGGTAGGCAATTCCAGAGCTAAACTCAAAGGGTGCACTAAAAATCCATTCACTCAAAGGTATGAGGTATGACAGTGAGCAATACAACGAATTGAATCGTAGCAGCGTACGTGTTGTCCAGAATGGCAGGTCAGTGTCATGTGCGATCAACACGCATTACAACACCCTTTCCACAATCTGAAAAGGAAATGGCCTGAAATCAAAGGAAAAAAACATCTTAGTTGAGACTGGATCAGTCATGAAATAGCAATTGTATGAAAACATGAGACTAATATACAAAGCAGGTTGTTTGTCCCAACTTCACAGGTGAATGCAAATAATATTGCTTTGCACTATAACTTTTTATAAACATGGAGGCTGGCATATGAAACATTAAGAACCAAAGGTAACACTGAGTCTGTTTTATATAAATTGTAATCTGCACAAAGAAAGGAAAAGACAATAAATGTTATTGGAGTTTTcagttaatagaagcaaacttatAAGACCTAGCTTCAGTGTTACCTAATAAGAGGCTGGCAAGTGGCAACAACAAAGAATGGTTCATTGCCCTCACCAATTAGTTTGTATGAACACTGCAAAAACCTATCTATCATATTTTGGCAATAGGATTTAGCTAGTTAGTGCCCAATGTACATGAAAGGAAAAATGATGTGAAGTCATCAAGGCAATACTCAATAGAAACTGAACACTGTTTACAAACTCAACCTCTAAACATTTATCACTAAAAATCTCACAGCCAGAATCTAAAAACGTCAGGCATCAACAGAGAGCAAGACGACAGATGCGAGATCTCTGAATACTTTGTAAattatgggggggggggggggggggggggagagaatcAAATAGGAAGAGGAATACATCTGAAAGAGTAGTTCCTATAGATTTATCTTAGGCAAGTTTCATCTAAATACACTACACTGCTACACTGGTGCAAATGAAATTTAGAttatatacaaaatagctaaatatatAGAATACCTTAACATGTTAAAGAAATCACATATGCTTTCACTTGTCAGCGCGTAATAGGATATTTCTCTGTCAATCAACAGACAGGGTATCCTAGGTGCAGCAAAACACCATAGTAGATCAGAGAAAGCAGAAAAACTGATGAGGCATAAAACTTTGATATGGTAAAGCAAATATATGAACCTGTTGTGGTGGGCGACCTTATCCCAATCCTGTTGCTATGGGCGACCTCATTGAGAAGAAAACTGCTAGGAAACGAACAGAGAAGCCGAAGAACCGAAATTACTCACTTCGTGGAGAGCAGAAGCCCGCGGATCGGTTGCGAATCCTCCCTTGCTGGCATGGATCCGGGCCCTTGGCCAGCTAGCCAAAACCGCACCTCCGAGCGTGGTCAGCCCCTTAGCCACGGATCTAGCCGCCGAGCGTGGAGCAGCCAAGCGTAGTGGTGAGGCGGGAGGAGTTGTGGTGACTAGGGCCCTTGCACCGCCTGAGGGGAAGAACGCGAGCAGGCGGCGATGGCGAGGCGGCCGGCCGCGGCATCTGCGCAGACTGCGGCTAGGGGAGAGGCGGCAACGGCGAGCCGGCCGGCGCGACATCTGCGCACTGCGGCTGGGGCAGAGGAAGAAACGGAGGGAGCCGGATTCGGAGCCGGATTCAGTAACTTGACGAAGCAACTTTACGACGTAACGTTATCTCAATCTCCACCCTCCAGCTGCCATCTGACGGCTACAGGGGTTCCCAATCCATCCAGCACTACCTTTTCAGCCCACGCCAACAAAACGAGGACGGAAACCCACGGAGGCGGGAACGGCGCCGCATTGAGCCGCGACTCCCGCCAACGCGCTCCGCGCCGCCGGCTCTTCGTCGCGGCGAAATCCTCGCTGCCGCGCGCAACCTTCCTCGCTGCTGCTGTGTTGCGctctcctcctcgccgccgcacAGTTCTTCAGTTGCCTGGCCGCGCTGTGCTGCCGCCCGTCGTCTGGTGCCCAGCCGCGCTGTCCTCCGCGCCTCTCCGGGGAGGTGGAGGCTGCGCCGGCCGGGAGGAGACCCGCCCCAACTGTGGGAGTTCTCTCGCTTCGTGCTATATCCAGGTACGAGGTTCATACCCCCTGCAATGGAGATGTCCGCGATTACAGTAGATTTCCTTTTGTTTTAGTGCCCTAGCATCCATGAATGCTTATCAATCTATCTCGTGTATCTACCAAAATGCAAAATGGAATGTAACCACGTGTTTGAATGCCATTGAATTTGAGAATCCATGAACCACAAAcaattattttgttgaatttcaTGTAAAGGATTATTAGGTGCTCTAGCTTATTTCATATGTACTGTTGTgtctattatattatattatttgaaGTTTCTACAAGAATTTTATATATTCTGGTTTGTCAATTATTTGGGTTACAGAACCAGTTGATGTGTGGGTTGGAGAACAAATTTGCGCAATTGTGAGTGCTGTCCAAGGCCATGGCAGAATTAAATAAGGGGGCTCCTGAAGTTGGTTTAAGGTTTAAAAGTGCAGATGAGGCTTGACAATTTTGGGTGGCATATGGGGGTCACACAGGCTTTGATGTGAGAAAAAGATATACAAATGTAAGCACCTTTGATGGTAAGGTGACCTCATGCAGATTTGTTTGTTCCAACGAGGGCCTCCGAAGGAAAGGGCAAACAAATCATGTGAGAAAGTGCTTTAGAGCTGAAACAAGAACTGATTGCAAAGCTCGAATGAGCCTTATGTTGGATCGAGGTGCAGGAAATTATGAAGTCACTGAGGTTATGCGAACACAATCACCTTCTTCACTTGCCAGAAACTCGACACTTGATGGCATCGTAGAGAAAAATTTCAGAATTGAAAGCTTTTGAAATAGAGACTGCGGATGATTCTGGAATTAGACCAAAAGCTGCACATGAGTTGGTTAGTCGTCAAGTTGGTGGACCACTTAACCTTAACTACACTTGTCGTGATCGCAAAAATTACCTGCAAAGCAAACGGCAGAGGGATTTGTCTTAATGATCATGGTCTGTTCTAGTATGAACATGTTAGTTAGATAGTCTTTTGGATAGGGCTGACTATAGTCTTTTGTGGCCTAATTGTATAAGTGAAATGGCCTAACTGTAGTCTTTTGTGGCCTAATTGTATAAGTGAAATGGCCTAACTGTCTTTTGTGGCCTAGCTAAGTAGGCATGTATTTGTGCTTTGAACCTAGAACTTCCAAAGTGAAAAATGCTAAGTTCTACTAATGATTATAGTATGGATGTCACTTGAATTATTTATTTCTGCACTCTTGAGAGTGAACTGGTGGTGGAAATTTTTTCTGGAATCTATATATTAGTTTGGCTATGATTTTGTTTGCTGAAAATTTTTGCTCGGCTGTGATTTTTAGTTTTGCTTGGGTTGCAGTAGCTACACCACTGCCTACACCACAGCCGATCAGGCTCAGAAGCCTTTGCTGGGAGTCATTGGTTGCAGGATGGAGACTGAAGTAAAGTTACGTTTAAACTTTGCTGAGCAAAGTTACTGAATCTGGGTCTGAAACGGAGACGGTGCCCTCCTCTATCTTGTATGTCTCTGTCTTCTGGATTTCTCCTTCCTTCATGATGCAGGATGACTTAATTCACCTAGGATACAGGGACCTATGCGTCAGACACTTAAAAAACTGATACATACGTACAACCAAACACAATCTTATCTCATACTagaccaacaacaaagacaatcAAATACGACCACTTGCATAAGCAACCTAGCTTCTTTGGTCCTACGCCCTAAATCGatgctcacacacgcaccatgcCACGTGGCTGCATCAGATTTGCGCGGAAGCTAGGCGCTATATGGAGTTTAATCCTGATCATCAGACAGCATCTGACCCAATCGCATTGCTGCATCTGACCACGCTTGAAATGCAGGTAGCTCTATCCATCTAGAAAAACAAACAGTACCTTCACAACTGATTTGTTTACACAGCACAGTCTCTCTGCTCTTTTTTTTTAGATCGTGCGTTGGCACGTTTTTTATTAAGCAGGAGTAAAAAATTTGTTACAAAAGTAATGGGTGTGGTAAACTAAAGATTACCAAAACCCGTTGCCCACGCCTCTTGCCAAACTCGCACACAGTTGTGATTACGTAGCACTAATTTCGTGACAACGGACAACGAAGAGCTCAGTTTGATCGACGCCGCGAGTCAACGATACTTCCTGCTCAATGGACTCAAGCAGCCTCTCCGGCGACGCGGCTGAAGGTTCTCGTGTTCCTCTCTTCCCATAGAAGCCAGACGATCAGAAGGAAGAGGGAGTCGAAACCTAACTCCCGCGGTTACACCACCTCATGTTACTTCTGTAAATGAACTGATCCTCACCAAACTCAGCTGCAGTGAGTGGCTTCGTTGACTCTTCTATATCATGTCTGACTGTGCTACATTGGCAACTTGACATGATCATTCACATCAACTTCAGCCTCCGCCAAGTACTTTCAAGATTTGAGTGCCACCAAAAAGTTCAGGGGAAACAAATTAAGAATACACCTCCAAATACTTGCCACTGCAGGTGAGCAATTTTAGCCAACTTTTAACTTCTATCCAAGAATCTTCTTTCTTCAGCTCAAACAGGGAACAACAACAGCCACTGGGAGCACTGACTCATCATCTGCATTCCGCCTCCCTCTCTCGAATGAAAGCTCACACAAAGCAGCCCAGAGTAACCAAACCAGCCCCCACCTAACATGCACCAAATCGTCTTTGGAAGGGATTCATGGATTTCACAGGGCACCGCATTTTGCTCATACACTTTGCATATATACATGGGATTTCATGTCGCACTTAAGAGTGCTACATAGCCATACATGCATCCGTGGCTCTTGTCACCCCAAAGCCTGGATTTCTCCTCTCATCCTCATACAAGTATACAACAACACAAGCCATGAGGGGGTTCCAGCTGCTACTCATACTGGCATTGCTTGCCGGAGAGTTGCACTGCGCAAGAACAGCAGCACCACCAGCAGATGCACCGGAGACTGCACCAGAGTCTCCCGAACCACCACCAGCAGATCAGCAAACGCCACCGCAGGCGCCTGGGCCAACACCTCctcttccacctccacctccacctccacgacGGCGGGGATCACCACATCGACGACCACCGGCACCACCAAAGCAGGATCCAGGACCAACGGCAGCACCAAACCAGGATCCAGCACCACCGGATCAGGAGGATCCGGCACCGCCAAGGTTGGTTGTGCCACCACAGGACCCTGCTGGGGTGGCAGCGCCGGCACCACCTGGAATGATCAACCGCACTACGGGCTGTACTACACTCCTTGTACTTGGAGACTCAACCGTGGACCCTGGAAACAACAACCATCTGCCAACCACAGCCAGGGCAAATTTCTTGCCCTACGGCTTGAACTTCTACGGACGCAGGCCGACTGGCCGATTCACCAATGGCCGGTTAGCCACCGATATGTTAGGTAACaagagccatccccttcacctcTTGCTTATGATACTACCACTACTCTGTTTTTACAGCATGTACAGATAGATGTTGCGTGATGCTAGAACAAGATCAAGCGCATGCATGAATCCATGAAAACACTGCATTCCCCTTTCAAGGTGACTAATGTTTACTGAGAGCTTTGATGTTATGCAGCTGAGAAACTAGGCATATCGAGGATTATTCCAGGATTCTTTGACCCGAATCTGAGGTTGGCCCAGCTCAGGAGGGGTGTGAGCTTTGCATCAGGCGGCTCCGGATATGACGACAGCACTGCCAACAGAATAGTATGTCATCATAACATGAATTCACCTGCAATAAGATCCATCTCAACTGAACTGTAAATATCAAAGCTACATGGTTAAAACAAAAAATAGTTGTTTCATTGTTTTAACTGGTAATAAAGCTATAATAGAATTGATGAAGATCGAAATCAGATTTGAGCTATTCAAGCATTATACAGTAGATGGGGTAATAGAGCAAATTTCTCTCTTATATTATAGGTGTTTAGGTTACGCACACTAGTGCGAGCAATTTCACTTTGAGTTTCTGAACTACTAACCAGCTAAGCTTCCTACTTATAGAATGTGATGTCATTCTCTGCACAACTGCGCAACCTTTTCCGTTACAAGCTACTCATCCGAACACTGCTTGGACCAAGAAGAGCAGAGCGACTTGTTAACAGGGCTGCCTTTGTGATAAGCTCTGGTACAAATGATTTGCTTTCAGTCTATCTTGCAACAAATCGGTCAAATGCAATTAGTATGGAACTGTATGAGAATCACCTGATAGTACACGTCGCTAATTATACCCAGGTACACATTTCCATTGTCAAACTAGCATTTGGCATATCTGTTATTATCTGTAATAATTTGTAGCCCATACCATATGTCTCAGGCCATGATAATGCTTGGAGGAAGGAGATTTATTTTTGTCGGACTGCCCCCGATGGGTTGCTTGCCAATTGCCCGAACTTTGGTGGGCACAGGATCAGACAGATGCGACGAGACATTGAATCAGCTCGCAACTTCATTCAACTCAAAGCTGATTCAACTGTTGAATTTCATAAATTTTCAGCACCAGATAAGAACTTCATACATAGACACCTATACTACTATACATTCCGCGACGGTGGATCCTAATGCCTTTGGTATGCACCAGTTCTCTTTCTTGTATGTACCACACGCACAAGAAGTATATATTTTTATGGTCTGGCTAATCGATTGCTTGTGTTTCGGGAATGGTATAGGCCTAACAGAAGTGTCAAGAGGGTGCTGCGGATCGGGGGTGATTGAAGTTGGGCAAACATGCAGAGGGCGAAGAACATGTGGAGACCCTAGCAAGTACCTATACTGGGATGCTGTCCATCCAACGGAGACGACGAACCAAGTCATCGCAAATGCGATGATGGATTCCATTAGAGAACTCTACAGCTAGGCTAAAGTGAAGATGGCCGTGATTTGGAGTCTGGATTTGACATCTTCATCAAAGATGAAGGGAAGGCTAGTTTAATCAGAGTCATGTGTATCCAAATGTACTAGagctaatatacatatatatagtctAGTTTGAACTGGAAGAGAGGTAAGTTATAGTGATTTGTGTCGAAGGAATGAGAGAGGTCAGAGATTACCAGCAGTGTCAAATTGCTGAGCGGTGTTGAGCTTAGTTGGGTGAGTGATGTCAATCTTGTTAGAAATGCGCATTGGTATGGTAATATACAGAATTGAACCAGATGCCACCTCTTGATTTCCTGAAATGAGCTCCTCAGCAAAGCAGTAAGACTGTAAGAGGAATGCATATCGATGAGGTGAGTGTAGATTGAGGCCAGTATGCAGTTGGGGTTCTTTCATGAcgtaaaggggggggggggggggggggaagatgaaaaaaatgaaaatgaaaatgaaaacaaACCACTACTGCacttactatcatccattccatgATAGGGATCACAGGATGTCACCTAGACTTGGAGGGCATTGCGCACGAGGCAGGGCAACTGGCAACACGGGCTAGAATCCATACCATACGGATAGAGATCGACGGGGTCGCCGTGCGGCGGCAGAGGTCATCGGTTGGCAGCGGCCGGCCGGCAGCAGCGGCACAGGTTGAAGTGAACAGCTGCTGGGGGGCCGGACCTGACGAACGGCTTGGCTTGTATCCGTTTCTGTTTCCTCGCTACCCTCACCCAGAGCTGTTCCTGGACCCAGAGACGCCACAGGTCAGTCAGTCCTAGCCAGTCAAGTAGATGCAGTGTAAATTTTATGACAATTGCTGAACAGCACCGTCAATCTATGGATCACAAATTTGCAAACCAAACCACCCATTCGATTCAGCTCACAGGAACAGAGCCGACCACAACCATAAGTATATTACTGATACTACTATAGCAAGAATTTGCCTCAACGAAAAAGGCATCGCCACCATACCACGAAACTTAAACAGGCACTGCCAGCTCAAATGGATTCACAAACACACCCAacgtgagagaaaaaaaaaagtagtaGCATTAAGAGAGACTAGGCGTCACGGAACGGAAAGCATCAGTCAGACAGAACACCTGCTGCTGCTGTACATAATTCGACATGCTTCTTCAAGATAATCTTAAAACTAACAAGTCCCAATCGCCAGCCTTCCAGGATAATAATAACTAGATAGGATCATAGGAGCCTAACGCTACCGCCTCCTTAACGGAAATATATGTCCACAGCCCGACTTCGCCCAACAGATGGTAATATCGCTTCTGCTCATTCCTCTTCATCGACATCCACCAGCTCGTACTCCACCAGCGACATGTTGTTGTCTTGGTTCACCTTGAAATCAGCAGGCTGAGTCACCTCAATCCGGCCCCACTTGTCCACTGCCAGCCTCATGGTGCCCTTGAACATGTCAATCTTGGCATTGCGGAAGATCACTGTTGTATCTGGCTTCAGAAGGTCAACTGTCCACAATCACCCCCAAAAAAGGAAAGCACGGTTAGATTGTAACCAACTAACCAACAATGATAGATATCACAAACCTACTAATAATAAGCACATAACCGTAGAGCAATCTTTCATAGATTCCATGCAGGTATATGATAGAGAAAACACCAGGATTAGTGCAATCTGTAATAAATTAATCTAAACGACAATGTCATCTGGACACCAGAAACGCAGGAGAAAACCGACGGTTTTCCATATAGCAGAAGCAACCACAAGCAGTTTTCAAATGATTCAATGCCACATGGACATCAGCAAGAATCATCACAATGACAATTGTTTCTAAAAGCAAGAACGATCAGTTATGAACAGCACAATATCATGAGTCATCACGCAGGGGCAAACTGGCAACGTCTAAAACAAAAGCAACATCCAGCGGTTTCAAATGACACGATATCATGAGTCATCATGCAGGGGGGGCAACCAACGACGTTTCTATCTCTACTAACTCCGTCCAACAGTTTCTGCATGGCATCACGTCCGAGTTTATGTTACCACCATGTGACAGACAACAGAGGTCACCCAGAGTTTCACATATTGATTGAAGGCTCACAAAGCACAAAGCACGTATGGTCAATCAGCATCCCCAAAATAGCAACTTTAAGTGAAACTCTCACCAAGCACTAGAGCTATTTGACACAGCAGGAACCAATCTGGCAGGATATTTGACACCCAATCCCTCCATCCCTAGCAAGCAATAGGTAACAGTAGGAGCACACACAACATAATGGGCCATAGTAAGCAGATGGATCTAATCAAAACAGGGCAGAAACTATGATGTAGATGTACTCTATATGCAATGTAGGCGCCAGGTAGATGATGTTCATTGTGTATTAACTAATTATGAAAAAAAAACACAGATGTACTCTATATGCAACGTAGGGGCCAGGTAGATGATGTTCATTGTGTATTaactatgaaaaaaaaaacacaggcACTAATCAGTAGCAGTTATGCACATGAAGAAGCATGAGAAAAAGCATTCGCATCCGGGTCGTAAGGCTAGCGCCAGATCTGCAATCGTACTACATGTGTGATCTAATCCGACTAGCAGACTAGCAGATCAGTTGGTCGATGGATCGATGGAATCTGAAGCGCGAGTGGTCCATGAGCGAGAGAGAAAAGAGCACGCGGGGGAGGAGGGGGGAAGCGGATCGCAGGCAGCATACCCTGCTCGTTGCGGGCCGTGACGAGGACGGTGCCGGTGCTGTCTCCGACGAGGCACTCGGCGACGCGGGTGCGGCCGAGGTGCGTGGAGGGCTTGTCGAGGACGGTGCGGGCGGAGATGACGCGGGCGGTGAGGGTGTGGCCGTGCGTCTGGGGGCGCAGCTGGTCGATGGTAGTGAAGACGGGCTTGCGCAGGGTCTTGGCGCCGTCGGCGGGGCCTGGGGCCGCCGGGGcaggggctgggctgggccgcggCGGACGTAGCCGGTGCCGGGAGGCGGGGCGCCGCGGCCTCGGAAGGAGGGGCGCCTGGGAGCCGTCGACATCGGCGATCCTCCCTCCAAAACCCTAgagtgggcggcggcggcggtgtggtgGGGTTGCAGTTGGAGTTGGTGGCGGACGATTCGAGAAGACAAGTTGTTGTTGCGACTTGCGAGAGGGCAACTGCCAGGTGGGGTGGGGGTACGCCCCGAATTTAACACTGCTCCACCAAGACAGACACGTGGGCCCCGGGAGAGTCAGAGTCAGGGACCCGCACGCACGACGCATTGGATGGAGAGAGAAAGGGTCACGCACCCATAACTTCATTTTCCTACGGCCGATGAAAACGAGAAGCCCGCAACGTCGCCCAGCCGAGCGTCGGGCCGCTCCCCGCCGGCCACGCGCTGCCGCGGACCCGCCTCACCGTGCTGGCCGCGCGCCGTCGCAGACCCACCTCGCCGCGacgacgacctcctcctcctccacctggtGCTGCCTGCTCCTCTGTCTTCATCTTCCCCACGGCCGGTCACCGAGCTGCGAGCTCCGGCGTGAGATCCGGCGAGGCGCGGCGCCCCTTCGCGCGAACGAGCTCCGGCAGGGTCCCTGGCGCGGGCCCCTTCGCGGCGCGACCCCTTCATCCGTCGCCTCGCAAGCGCGGCCGCGGGCGAGCACCACCGCGGGTGAGAGCCGCTGCGCGCGAGCCGCCTCCGTCGCGCCTCCGTCCCCACCGCGAGCGGCACCTGCGACCACCTTCCTCAACACGAGATCCGGCCGCCCTCTCCTCCCCTCGCCGACGGAGCGGCACTGGCGGTGTGCCCCTGCGGTCCGCCGGAGCGGCACCTACGACCCCCTTCCTCAGCTCCGATCCGCGTTGAGCCGGCTTCGGTGCTGCGACCACGAGGCGTTGCTCTCGTCGGGTCGGGCTCCGGTCGTTCCCTTCCCTCGTGGTGGTGGGACTGGCGCCTGCGTGGAAACGCAGAAGGACGAAGAGAGGACGTTGCTTCCACCCAAAATGGGTCACTCATTTGCCTGTATGTTGGAGCTTGTTTTGTGGCTTTTTGAGAGAACTTCGTAGGCACGTAAAAATTTTGATCACCAGAAGAACTTACTCCTTTACAACTGACACCTTAATAACAGTATGGGACTCAGTGCCTTGACGTGATTGATAGAGTGTACGTTGTAGGGCTTCATCTTAGCCTAGTTTGGTACTGTTGTTGCTGCATAAACCATCTATTGAAGTTGCACCTACCTAACATATATCCACAATTCATTTCAATTCTGGAAGACTTTgtgcctttttgagagagaaGAAATATCATCTTTGTTGACTATACATCATGATTTTAGCTATTCTTGTCGTACCTATCGCCATGTATATGAACCTGTAATCCTACGCAAGAAAAAATGATATTAGATAGTGGTATTTCCATCCTGTAGTTTAGCACAGATCATTATCAAATGAAATAAGATATAAATAGAGATATACATTGTATTTCTGAATTCATATCATGTAATTCAGGTCTTGCTGCATTTTATTTTGGAAGAATCAGAAGACACAAATAGAAAAAGAGAGCCATTTTTGTGTTTAAGTGCCAATCATTCATTTTCAGTTGAGGGCATAGGTGCAAAGGTTGTCTGTCTATGATAACACACATGATACTTACCTTGGGGCGATAATTATATCCAGTTCATGTGTAGCCTACATAACATCTAAGATATGATCCATGTCCACAGACCATTATGCAGTTGAAGTGCCAAGGTTATCTGTGCTAGCTATTTTGCTTCACTGTCCCTACGTGACACAGGGAGAAAA includes these proteins:
- the LOC136529591 gene encoding GDSL esterase/lipase At5g45950-like, whose translation is MRGFQLLLILALLAGELHCARTAAPPADAPETAPESPEPPPADQQTPPQAPGPTPPLPPPPPPPRRRGSPHRRPPAPPKQDPGPTAAPNQDPAPPDQEDPAPPRLVVPPQDPAGVAAPAPPGMINRTTGCTTLLVLGDSTVDPGNNNHLPTTARANFLPYGLNFYGRRPTGRFTNGRLATDMLAEKLGISRIIPGFFDPNLRLAQLRRGVSFASGGSGYDDSTANRINVMSFSAQLRNLFRYKLLIRTLLGPRRAERLVNRAAFVISSGTNDLLSVYLATNRSNAISMELYENHLIVHVANYTQAMIMLGGRRFIFVGLPPMGCLPIARTLVGTGSDRCDETLNQLATSFNSKLIQLLNFINFQHQIRTSYIDTYTTIHSATVDPNAFGLTEVSRGCCGSGVIEVGQTCRGRRTCGDPSKYLYWDAVHPTETTNQVIANAMMDSIRELYS